Proteins encoded in a region of the Roseateles sp. SL47 genome:
- a CDS encoding UBP-type zinc finger domain-containing protein — MGYRCVHAAGIRQVVPSALGCEECLKLGSEWVHLRICRTCGHVGCCDESPHRHARAHFHETQHPIIEGYDPPEGWGWCFADKVMVDLQGDTTPQKGPIPRFD, encoded by the coding sequence ATGGGATACCGCTGCGTTCATGCGGCCGGTATCCGGCAGGTGGTGCCCAGTGCGCTGGGGTGTGAGGAATGCCTGAAGCTGGGCAGCGAGTGGGTGCACCTGCGCATCTGCCGCACCTGCGGCCATGTGGGCTGCTGTGATGAGTCCCCGCATCGCCATGCCCGGGCGCATTTCCACGAGACGCAGCACCCCATCATTGAAGGCTACGACCCGCCGGAAGGCTGGGGGTGGTGTTTTGCGGACAAGGTGATGGTGGACCTGCAAGGAGACACCACCCCGCAAAAGGGCCCGATTCCGCGCTTTGACTGA
- a CDS encoding heavy metal sensor histidine kinase has translation MSTVHPFRPRSGMPWWRRLSIPDGVGPRLSLWLATQTFTGLALMSLAVYLLTASDLRSRQDEALQQNQTLLQHLLDEHRVAPVAPLQRRLDDFLEIHRDLRLTLRDAEGRALYDRAVHAGALGVDARPQTGRTLVFTTPQGQEATLRLDTRADDAFVRRLGMTLMAASLIGALLVSVGSMVLVRLALVPVRSLVEQTRRLAAHRLHERLDGSDQPEELRPLVQQFNALLERLNRSYTQLEGFNADVAHELRTPLATLITATELAMREPGLPAATLDRLGSNLEELRRMAGIVNDMLFLSHANSGATARRQRVPSLAALARDVADYHEAAVAEAGLQLTIDGDAAGEVDAALLKRALSNLLGNATRYATPGSSMRVCIDTIGVGMLRLSVTNVGKPITKDHLPRLFDRFYRADPSRAGGADHHGLGLSIVAAIARMHAGAPFATSTAEQTRVGLTLTGGDLPASSRRRWRRRRSKSAVVTGMH, from the coding sequence ATGAGCACGGTGCATCCATTCCGCCCCAGGTCCGGCATGCCTTGGTGGCGCAGGCTCAGCATCCCGGACGGCGTGGGGCCGCGCCTGTCCTTGTGGTTGGCCACCCAGACCTTCACCGGGCTGGCCTTGATGTCACTGGCGGTCTACCTGCTCACCGCCTCCGACCTGCGTTCCCGCCAGGACGAAGCCCTGCAGCAGAACCAGACGCTGCTGCAGCATCTGCTGGATGAGCACAGGGTCGCCCCCGTCGCCCCTCTGCAGCGCCGGCTGGATGACTTCCTGGAGATTCACAGAGACCTTCGCCTCACGCTGCGCGACGCCGAAGGCCGCGCCCTCTACGACCGTGCGGTGCATGCGGGCGCCCTCGGCGTTGATGCCCGCCCCCAGACCGGTCGAACGCTGGTCTTCACCACCCCACAAGGCCAGGAGGCCACGCTGCGGCTCGACACCCGTGCAGACGATGCCTTTGTGCGCCGTCTCGGCATGACGCTGATGGCCGCCTCGCTGATCGGCGCGCTGCTGGTGTCCGTCGGCAGCATGGTGCTGGTTCGGCTGGCGCTGGTGCCGGTGCGGTCGCTGGTGGAGCAGACACGCCGACTGGCGGCCCATCGGCTACACGAGCGGCTGGATGGCAGCGACCAGCCGGAAGAACTGCGGCCGCTGGTGCAGCAATTCAATGCGCTGCTGGAGCGTCTCAACCGCAGCTATACGCAGTTGGAAGGCTTCAATGCGGATGTGGCCCATGAACTACGCACGCCCCTGGCGACGCTCATCACCGCGACCGAGTTGGCCATGCGTGAACCTGGCCTGCCGGCGGCGACGCTGGATCGGTTGGGCTCCAATCTGGAGGAACTTCGTCGCATGGCCGGGATCGTCAACGACATGCTGTTCCTCAGCCATGCCAACAGCGGCGCCACCGCACGCCGGCAACGGGTACCCAGCCTCGCCGCCCTGGCACGTGATGTGGCGGACTATCACGAAGCCGCCGTCGCGGAAGCCGGTCTGCAACTGACCATCGATGGAGACGCCGCTGGCGAGGTGGATGCCGCCTTGCTCAAGCGCGCGTTGTCGAACCTGCTGGGCAATGCCACCCGCTATGCCACACCGGGCAGCTCGATGAGGGTGTGTATCGACACGATCGGTGTCGGCATGCTGAGGCTGTCGGTGACCAACGTCGGTAAGCCCATCACCAAGGACCACCTGCCACGATTGTTTGATCGCTTCTACCGCGCCGACCCTTCACGTGCTGGCGGCGCGGATCACCATGGCCTGGGCCTGTCCATCGTGGCGGCGATTGCCCGGATGCACGCTGGGGCACCCTTTGCCACCTCCACGGCTGAACAGACACGGGTGGGTCTGACGCTGACGGGCGGAGACCTGCCGGCGTCGTCCCGGCGACGCTGGCGGCGGCGGCGCAGCAAGTCGGCGGTGGTGACGGGGATGCATTGA
- a CDS encoding carbohydrate-binding protein, producing MKPFPTSRIPLHELRKLAVLSAAAFALHAAAQTYSAWAPDVYYAAGTVVTYNGKLYRALVNQTDYASTGWNPTNAALWADLGTTTGPSPSPSPSPSPSPSPSPSPSPSPTPSGTCAPVWSSSTVYNGGDLASVATTNYKANWWTQNNNPTTSSGAAGSGQPWTMLGSCSASPTPSPSPSPSPSPSPSPSPSPSPSPSPSPAPSPSPDLTDPAAKSATQSSRVYTVYYPSWSDNWFDATGMDKNQVFKASNFARIPANYTHVVAAFAQPNFSWGGMSANNWSGTGINFNGRPSDIKAAIDVLHARNIKVLLAVGGATYNSWSTLSAEGHAGSGPTITALANIMKDVGFDGLDVDYEIEGLDGYAGAVKAMRKAVDLAGGGRILSVAAWSTGADCTAATANDAQCASVGVSYWGGKAGLERQLVNSYPALATAFNLVNIMSYDARYEHYDGVTAWQQYRKLFPSSTIVSIGFETAPEGWAGGQLVVNNADAQCTGSVILQNSYGANINQPYSVERYLNAVTGSTLSNRNARDGAMLWQALKTASGSCGSAPLASPGSIGKKVSGSLGLVDDPALQTAPWK from the coding sequence ATGAAGCCTTTCCCGACCTCTCGCATCCCCTTGCATGAATTGCGCAAACTTGCCGTGCTCAGCGCGGCGGCGTTTGCGCTGCATGCGGCTGCCCAGACCTACAGCGCGTGGGCGCCGGACGTCTATTACGCCGCCGGCACGGTGGTGACCTACAACGGCAAGCTGTATCGCGCCTTGGTCAATCAGACCGATTACGCCAGCACGGGCTGGAACCCGACGAATGCGGCCCTCTGGGCTGACCTGGGTACTACCACGGGTCCGTCCCCATCCCCTTCGCCATCTCCTTCCCCGAGCCCTTCGCCGTCACCGTCACCGAGCCCGTCTCCGACGCCCTCGGGCACCTGCGCACCGGTATGGTCCAGCAGCACGGTCTATAACGGGGGTGATCTGGCCAGCGTGGCCACCACCAACTACAAAGCGAACTGGTGGACGCAGAACAACAACCCGACCACCAGCAGCGGTGCCGCCGGTTCCGGCCAGCCGTGGACGATGCTGGGGAGCTGCTCCGCGTCTCCGACGCCGAGTCCATCTCCGAGCCCATCTCCGAGCCCGTCGCCGAGTCCTTCTCCCTCACCGAGTCCTTCCCCCAGCCCGTCACCGGCGCCTTCGCCGTCGCCGGACCTCACTGATCCGGCGGCCAAGTCGGCCACGCAGTCGAGCCGCGTCTACACCGTCTACTACCCGTCGTGGAGCGACAACTGGTTCGACGCCACCGGCATGGACAAGAACCAGGTGTTCAAGGCCAGCAACTTCGCTCGTATTCCCGCCAATTACACCCATGTGGTGGCGGCGTTTGCACAACCGAATTTCAGCTGGGGCGGCATGAGCGCCAACAACTGGTCGGGCACCGGCATCAACTTCAATGGCCGTCCGTCCGACATCAAGGCAGCCATCGATGTCCTGCATGCCCGCAACATCAAGGTGCTGCTGGCCGTGGGTGGCGCCACGTACAACAGCTGGAGCACGCTCTCGGCCGAAGGCCACGCAGGCAGCGGCCCGACCATCACGGCGCTGGCCAACATCATGAAGGACGTTGGGTTCGACGGCCTGGATGTGGACTATGAGATTGAAGGTCTGGATGGGTATGCCGGCGCGGTGAAGGCCATGCGCAAGGCGGTGGACCTGGCCGGTGGCGGCCGCATTCTCAGCGTGGCGGCTTGGTCGACAGGCGCGGACTGCACGGCGGCGACCGCCAACGATGCGCAATGCGCTAGTGTGGGTGTGAGCTATTGGGGTGGCAAGGCGGGGCTGGAACGTCAACTGGTGAACAGCTACCCGGCGTTGGCAACGGCATTCAACCTCGTGAACATCATGAGTTATGACGCCCGTTACGAGCATTACGACGGCGTGACCGCGTGGCAGCAATATCGCAAGCTGTTCCCAAGCAGCACCATTGTGTCGATCGGTTTTGAAACCGCGCCAGAAGGCTGGGCGGGTGGTCAACTGGTGGTGAACAATGCGGATGCGCAGTGCACGGGTTCCGTGATCCTGCAGAACAGCTATGGCGCCAACATCAACCAGCCGTATTCGGTGGAGCGGTATCTGAATGCCGTGACCGGCAGCACGTTGAGCAACCGCAATGCCCGCGACGGCGCCATGCTGTGGCAGGCCTTGAAGACGGCCAGCGGCAGCTGCGGCAGTGCCCCCTTGGCTTCGCCGGGCAGCATTGGCAAGAAAGTCTCCGGGTCGCTGGGCCTGGTGGATGACCCGGCGCTGCAGACGGCTCCTTGGAAGTAA
- a CDS encoding UDP-glucose--hexose-1-phosphate uridylyltransferase yields MSFDRNQHSHRRYNPLAGRWVLVSPQRSQRPWQGQTESPDTDVRPSHDPSCYLCAGNTRINGEKNPDYTGTFVFDNDFAALMADVPAPDGLGADAEGGLFQAMPARGTSRVICFSPDHSRSLPELDTAALQGVVNMWCEQSEELGQRWRWVQVFENKGAMMGCSNPHPHGQIWACDFLPELPHREDEQQRAWLQQRGEPMLLALARAEAEHAERVVVQNDDWLAIVPYWAEWPFETLLLPRFPVQRLQQLTPAQRTSLALALRELTTRYDNLFQCSFPYSMGWHGAPSGPDAPDGAHWQLHAHFHPPLLRSATVRKFMVGFELLAESQRDLTPEQAAARLREQSTVHYRQR; encoded by the coding sequence ATGTCCTTCGACCGCAACCAACACTCTCACCGCCGCTACAACCCGCTCGCCGGGCGCTGGGTGCTGGTGTCCCCGCAGCGCAGCCAGCGCCCGTGGCAGGGCCAGACCGAAAGCCCGGATACGGACGTACGGCCCTCCCATGATCCGTCCTGCTATTTGTGCGCCGGCAACACCCGCATCAATGGCGAGAAAAATCCGGACTACACCGGCACTTTCGTTTTCGACAACGACTTTGCCGCGCTGATGGCCGATGTGCCGGCGCCGGACGGCCTGGGCGCCGATGCTGAAGGCGGCCTGTTCCAGGCCATGCCGGCGCGGGGCACCAGCCGGGTGATCTGCTTCTCCCCCGACCATAGCCGCAGCCTGCCGGAACTGGACACGGCCGCGCTGCAAGGTGTGGTGAACATGTGGTGCGAGCAGAGCGAAGAACTGGGCCAACGTTGGCGCTGGGTGCAGGTGTTTGAGAACAAGGGCGCGATGATGGGGTGCTCCAACCCTCATCCGCATGGCCAGATCTGGGCCTGCGACTTCCTGCCCGAGCTGCCCCACCGCGAAGACGAGCAGCAGCGTGCCTGGCTGCAACAACGCGGTGAACCGATGCTGCTGGCACTGGCCCGAGCCGAAGCCGAGCATGCGGAGCGTGTGGTGGTGCAAAACGACGACTGGCTGGCCATCGTCCCCTACTGGGCAGAATGGCCGTTTGAGACCCTGCTGCTGCCGCGCTTCCCGGTGCAGCGCCTGCAGCAGCTCACGCCGGCCCAGCGCACCAGCCTGGCCCTGGCACTGCGGGAGCTGACCACCCGCTACGACAACCTCTTCCAATGCAGCTTCCCCTACTCCATGGGTTGGCACGGCGCCCCCAGCGGCCCGGATGCCCCTGACGGCGCCCATTGGCAGTTGCATGCCCATTTCCATCCGCCGCTGCTGCGCAGCGCCACGGTGCGCAAGTTCATGGTCGGCTTTGAGCTGCTGGCCGAATCGCAGCGTGACCTCACGCCCGAGCAGGCCGCCGCACGCCTGCGCGAGCAATCCACCGTTCACTACCGCCAGCGTTGA
- the galK gene encoding galactokinase yields MATLASPLSSSSSTSLPPTAEAVVRAYTERHGVAPTVLARAPGRVNLIGEHTDYNDGFVLPAAIDRDTWIAAGPRDDLQVDALALDESGADDHFPLSATPPHFPGGGWRDHVRGTLAQLVPLMARPAGMNLVISGDVPMGAGLSSSASLALGLLRAAQRIAGDSALTGKQLARLAQQAENRFVGCQCGIMDQLASAEGKPEHALLIDCRSLDTRPVSLPEGTALLIAHSRVKRGLVDSAYNERRAQCEQAARALGVPALRDATLEMLAGVKLEDKVFRRARHIITENSRVLEATEALQAGDLPRLGRLMKASHESMRDDFEITVPAVDQLAALLQDVVGHEGGARMTGGGFGGCCIALLKKELVPKALEALERGYRSPEGLPALVYLCEAGPGAKAESWPWPAGTITA; encoded by the coding sequence ATGGCTACTCTTGCTTCCCCTTTGTCCTCTTCATCGTCCACCAGCCTGCCGCCGACCGCCGAAGCAGTCGTGCGGGCCTACACCGAGCGCCACGGCGTGGCGCCCACCGTGCTGGCACGGGCTCCCGGGCGGGTCAACCTGATCGGCGAACACACCGACTACAACGACGGCTTTGTGCTGCCGGCGGCCATCGACCGGGACACCTGGATCGCAGCGGGCCCGCGCGACGATCTGCAGGTGGATGCGCTGGCCCTGGATGAATCCGGCGCCGACGACCACTTTCCCCTGAGCGCCACACCCCCGCACTTCCCCGGCGGCGGCTGGCGGGACCATGTGCGTGGCACGCTGGCTCAACTGGTGCCGCTGATGGCCCGCCCGGCGGGCATGAATCTGGTCATCTCCGGCGACGTGCCCATGGGCGCGGGCTTGAGTTCATCGGCTTCGCTGGCGCTGGGCCTGCTGCGGGCGGCACAGCGCATTGCTGGTGATTCGGCGCTCACCGGCAAGCAGTTGGCGCGCCTCGCGCAGCAGGCCGAGAACCGTTTTGTGGGCTGCCAGTGCGGCATCATGGACCAGCTCGCCAGCGCGGAAGGCAAGCCGGAACATGCCCTGCTGATCGACTGCCGCTCGCTGGACACCCGGCCGGTGTCGCTGCCGGAAGGCACCGCGCTGCTGATTGCCCATTCGCGGGTCAAGCGCGGCCTGGTGGACAGCGCCTACAACGAACGCCGCGCCCAATGCGAGCAGGCCGCCCGCGCGCTGGGCGTGCCGGCCCTGCGTGATGCAACGCTGGAGATGCTGGCCGGCGTGAAGCTGGAGGACAAGGTCTTCCGCCGCGCGCGCCACATCATCACCGAGAACAGCCGCGTGCTGGAGGCCACCGAAGCCCTGCAGGCGGGTGACCTGCCGCGCCTGGGCCGGCTGATGAAGGCCTCGCACGAGTCGATGCGGGACGACTTTGAAATCACCGTGCCGGCCGTGGACCAACTGGCAGCATTGCTGCAGGACGTGGTGGGCCACGAAGGCGGCGCCCGCATGACGGGGGGCGGTTTCGGCGGCTGCTGCATTGCGCTGCTGAAGAAGGAACTGGTGCCCAAGGCACTGGAAGCCCTGGAGCGCGGCTACCGCTCGCCTGAAGGGTTGCCGGCGCTGGTCTACCTGTGTGAAGCGGGCCCGGGGGCCAAGGCGGAATCCTGGCCCTGGCCAGCGGGTACGATCACGGCATGA
- a CDS encoding IS5 family transposase, with the protein MFGLTAVRVEYWHKDSLGSLMATTDHRGVVTARYSYDPFGKRRQANGTYDAAGVLVVDWVAAANYGTDRGFTGHEHLDDVGLIHMNGRIYDPTLGVFLQADPMIQSADDLQNYNRYGYCFNNPMTCTDPTGYSFLSKWVGSTLIGGVLDFFAPGLGTLLSSLYQARLIARTKLGYQLGSIAIGVMSAVYCKGAVAQCNALGQAGWAALAGHSASDVIRTGVMAYGHFSKPLSHLTPESVTIQAMITPRIKPSAFWRRQASSDLFVQDRRQEKMGSFIANLAAMDELVDFAAVAAQVEAACPRPDRSKGGRPPYSTEIMVRLVFIQSLYNLSDEECEYQVLDRMSFQHFCRLAGELHIPDARTLWRFKQQLAQGGLGGKAIFEAVSQQLQAHGYIPRGGQIVDASIVQAPVTHTKSEEREALNEGQAPEGWSSKKLRHTDRAARWTKKHGKSHYGYKVHANSDARYKLIRKIKVTPANVDDGQTLKDVLDPSNTGKRVLADRGYDSQANRDLLREQQLRYGIGRRALRSTQIIRVALILGVSLLGGAATATQGGTQVIDVVSGTSQKLIQSALPEFARHGLDLTGYRIVVMTVSGHYVVLFEDLNTPSGQRGTTSTKRSFEVEFDDDRRRVVRANFSR; encoded by the coding sequence TTGTTTGGCTTGACGGCGGTGAGGGTGGAGTACTGGCACAAGGACTCGCTGGGCAGCCTGATGGCCACGACGGACCACCGAGGAGTCGTGACGGCGCGCTACAGCTACGACCCGTTTGGCAAGCGCCGCCAGGCCAATGGGACGTATGACGCCGCTGGGGTGCTGGTGGTGGACTGGGTGGCTGCCGCCAACTACGGCACCGACCGTGGTTTTACAGGGCACGAGCATCTGGACGATGTGGGCCTGATCCACATGAACGGGCGGATCTACGACCCGACGCTGGGGGTGTTCCTGCAGGCAGATCCCATGATCCAGTCGGCGGACGATCTGCAGAACTACAACCGCTACGGGTACTGCTTCAACAACCCGATGACGTGTACGGACCCGACGGGCTATAGCTTCCTGTCCAAATGGGTGGGTTCGACGCTGATCGGCGGGGTGCTGGACTTCTTTGCGCCCGGGCTGGGCACCTTGCTGTCTTCGCTGTATCAGGCGCGGCTGATTGCGCGTACGAAGTTGGGGTACCAACTGGGCAGCATCGCCATCGGCGTGATGTCGGCGGTGTATTGCAAAGGGGCCGTCGCGCAATGCAATGCCCTGGGGCAGGCGGGCTGGGCAGCGTTGGCAGGGCATTCGGCATCGGATGTGATCCGCACCGGGGTGATGGCGTATGGGCACTTCTCAAAACCTCTCTCACACCTGACACCGGAATCGGTCACCATACAGGCCATGATCACACCCCGCATCAAGCCGTCGGCCTTCTGGCGCCGCCAGGCTTCATCTGACCTATTCGTTCAGGACCGACGTCAGGAGAAGATGGGCAGCTTCATCGCCAACCTCGCGGCGATGGACGAACTGGTGGACTTCGCAGCAGTTGCAGCTCAGGTGGAGGCAGCCTGCCCACGGCCCGACCGCAGCAAGGGTGGTCGCCCGCCGTACTCCACCGAGATCATGGTGCGGCTGGTGTTCATCCAGTCGCTGTACAACTTGAGCGACGAGGAGTGCGAGTACCAGGTGCTGGACCGCATGAGCTTCCAGCACTTTTGCCGGCTTGCAGGCGAGCTGCACATCCCGGACGCACGCACGCTGTGGCGCTTCAAGCAGCAACTGGCCCAGGGTGGCCTGGGCGGGAAGGCCATCTTCGAGGCCGTGAGCCAGCAACTGCAGGCTCACGGCTACATCCCGCGAGGCGGGCAGATCGTGGACGCCAGCATCGTGCAGGCGCCGGTCACGCACACCAAGAGCGAGGAGCGCGAAGCGCTCAATGAAGGGCAGGCCCCTGAGGGCTGGTCCTCCAAGAAGCTGCGCCACACCGACCGCGCCGCCCGCTGGACGAAGAAGCACGGCAAGAGCCACTACGGCTACAAGGTGCATGCCAACAGCGACGCGCGCTACAAGCTCATCCGCAAGATCAAGGTCACGCCGGCCAATGTGGACGACGGCCAGACCTTGAAGGACGTGCTGGACCCCAGCAACACCGGCAAACGCGTGCTGGCCGACCGGGGCTATGACAGCCAGGCCAACCGGGACCTGCTGCGAGAGCAGCAACTGCGATACGGCATCGGCAGAAGAGCCCTAAGGTCAACGCAAATCATCAGGGTTGCGCTGATTCTTGGGGTATCCCTGTTGGGAGGTGCAGCAACGGCAACGCAAGGTGGAACCCAGGTCATTGATGTCGTATCGGGCACCAGCCAGAAATTGATTCAGTCAGCGCTTCCCGAATTCGCGCGCCATGGTTTAGACCTGACTGGCTACCGCATCGTTGTCATGACGGTGAGTGGTCATTACGTCGTTCTCTTCGAAGACTTGAATACACCCTCTGGTCAGCGTGGGACTACCTCCACGAAGCGGAGCTTTGAAGTCGAGTTCGACGATGATCGGAGAAGGGTTGTTCGAGCCAACTTCAGTCGCTGA
- a CDS encoding LacI family DNA-binding transcriptional regulator: protein MTTLVEVARAAGVTAATVSNVLRNRGKVGEDTRRRVLAAVEALGYRPNLMARALVEGKPHTMALVVSSIANPFYPEFALEVERAARKLGYFLLVCNTNDDPAQERAYLDAVGGALAQGVIVMNADFVQLDALQDLRRRGVPVVLCMWERPQEPPPLPCIAVDLYQAGVLAAEHLLRLGHKRLGAVSGSEPSGNHKWRLQGFIDTVQKAGVELPASHLRYGHDTIDEGRNAAHSLLAGVPGLTAVFATNDLPALGVLQAAAELGLEVPRDLSVIGVTDIQLAHQMRPALSTVAMPTAEAAMLAVQMLQSEINAKPDHPLPMSVTEPPKLVVRGSTGKPKQ, encoded by the coding sequence ATGACGACGCTTGTTGAGGTGGCGCGGGCCGCCGGGGTGACCGCAGCCACGGTTTCGAATGTGCTGCGCAACCGTGGAAAGGTCGGTGAGGACACTCGCCGACGCGTGCTGGCGGCCGTGGAGGCCCTGGGCTACCGGCCCAACCTCATGGCACGGGCGCTGGTGGAGGGCAAACCTCACACCATGGCGCTGGTGGTCAGCAGCATTGCCAACCCGTTCTACCCCGAGTTCGCGCTGGAGGTGGAGCGGGCGGCCCGCAAGCTCGGCTACTTCCTGCTGGTGTGCAACACCAATGACGATCCGGCGCAGGAACGCGCCTACCTGGACGCCGTGGGCGGTGCGCTGGCGCAGGGCGTGATCGTGATGAATGCGGACTTTGTCCAGCTGGATGCTTTGCAGGACCTGCGCCGACGCGGCGTGCCGGTGGTGCTGTGCATGTGGGAGCGGCCGCAGGAGCCGCCGCCCCTGCCCTGCATCGCTGTGGATCTGTACCAGGCGGGTGTGCTGGCGGCCGAACACCTGCTGCGCCTGGGCCACAAGCGGCTGGGCGCGGTGAGCGGCAGCGAGCCCAGCGGCAATCACAAGTGGCGGCTGCAAGGGTTCATCGACACGGTACAGAAGGCCGGCGTGGAGTTGCCTGCCAGCCATCTGCGCTACGGGCATGACACGATCGATGAAGGCCGTAATGCGGCGCACAGTCTGCTGGCCGGTGTGCCGGGGTTGACCGCGGTCTTTGCCACCAACGACCTGCCTGCGCTCGGGGTGCTGCAGGCGGCAGCCGAACTGGGGCTGGAAGTGCCCCGGGACCTGTCGGTGATCGGCGTCACCGACATTCAATTGGCGCATCAGATGCGCCCGGCATTAAGCACCGTGGCCATGCCAACGGCGGAAGCGGCCATGCTGGCGGTGCAAATGCTGCAGTCGGAAATCAATGCCAAGCCCGATCATCCGCTGCCGATGTCAGTGACGGAGCCTCCCAAGCTGGTGGTGCGCGGGTCGACGGGCAAGCCCAAGCAGTGA
- a CDS encoding Dps family protein — translation MAKLSDTKKSDLKTRRKAPLATPSDLSSEAATDISAALNGILADVFALYLKTKNFHWHMSGPHFRDYHLLLDEQGDQLYAMTDPIAERIRKVGGTTLRSIGHISRLQRISDNDADYVDPLDMLAELREDNKLLAGRLREAHNVTDEHRDIASSSLLENWIDETERRTWFLFESSRISREA, via the coding sequence ATGGCCAAACTCAGCGACACCAAGAAGTCCGACCTCAAGACCCGCCGCAAGGCGCCGCTGGCCACCCCCAGCGACCTCTCGTCCGAAGCCGCCACCGACATCAGCGCCGCCCTGAACGGCATCCTGGCCGATGTCTTTGCGCTCTACCTGAAAACCAAGAACTTCCATTGGCACATGAGCGGCCCGCATTTCCGGGACTACCACCTGCTGCTGGACGAGCAAGGTGACCAGCTCTACGCCATGACCGACCCCATCGCCGAGCGCATCCGCAAGGTGGGCGGCACCACGCTGCGTTCCATCGGCCACATCAGCCGCCTGCAGCGCATCAGCGACAACGACGCCGACTATGTCGACCCGCTGGACATGCTCGCCGAGCTGCGCGAGGACAACAAACTGCTGGCCGGACGCCTGCGCGAAGCCCACAACGTCACGGACGAGCACCGTGACATCGCTTCCTCCAGCCTGCTGGAGAACTGGATCGACGAAACCGAACGCCGTACCTGGTTCCTGTTTGAATCCAGCCGCATCAGCCGGGAAGCCTGA
- a CDS encoding DUF4148 domain-containing protein, with protein sequence MALAAVMSAPALAQVEEEIASGPKSREQVVAELEQAQADGSLAKIHSEAGYAPDFDEAHGLPVRYSNTQADVDVSVRMDTSRDLTFAPPAAGGKSRAQVMDELQQAREDGSLQKIWSEAGYAPEFELAHAPRW encoded by the coding sequence ATGGCCCTTGCAGCAGTGATGAGCGCGCCAGCCCTCGCACAGGTGGAAGAGGAAATCGCCTCGGGCCCGAAGTCCCGTGAACAGGTCGTCGCCGAGCTGGAGCAGGCACAGGCAGACGGCTCTCTCGCCAAGATCCATAGCGAAGCCGGCTATGCGCCTGATTTCGATGAAGCGCACGGTCTGCCTGTCCGCTATTCCAACACCCAGGCTGATGTGGATGTGTCGGTCCGTATGGACACGTCCCGCGACTTGACCTTTGCGCCGCCTGCTGCGGGTGGCAAGTCACGTGCCCAGGTCATGGACGAGCTGCAGCAGGCCCGTGAGGACGGCTCTCTGCAAAAGATCTGGAGCGAAGCGGGATATGCGCCGGAGTTCGAGCTGGCGCATGCGCCTCGCTGGTGA